In Pogoniulus pusillus isolate bPogPus1 unplaced genomic scaffold, bPogPus1.pri scaffold_64_arrow_ctg1, whole genome shotgun sequence, a single window of DNA contains:
- the LOC135174445 gene encoding exendin-3-like isoform X1, whose translation MEKLLWLWLCLSGLLLALLAPAGCSMDPQDLEDADRAQALGAQSSHSFASGIKRHSEGTFSSDFSHYLDRLRAKDFVRWLLSSSSRDSSSSKRYLKEKPSRDLPPAALPPLYS comes from the exons atggagaagctgctctggctctggctctgcctctcagggctgctcttggctctgctggccccagcagggTGCTCGATGGACCCTCAGGACTTGGAGGATGCAGACAG ggcacaggcGTTGGGAGCCCAAAGCAGTCACAGCTTCGCCTCCGGCATCAAACGGCACTCGGAGGGGACCTTCAGCAGCGACTTCAGCCACTACCTGGACCGGCTGAGGGCAAAGGACTTCGTGCGgtggctcctcagcagcagcagcagggacag cagctccagcaagaGGTACCTGAAGGAGAAGCCCAGCAGAGACCTCCCCCCAGCTGCACTCCCACCCCT GTACAGCTGA
- the LOC135174445 gene encoding exendin-3-like isoform X2, with translation MEKLLWLWLCLSGLLLALLAPAGCSMDPQDLEDADRAQALGAQSSHSFASGIKRHSEGTFSSDFSHYLDRLRAKDFVRWLLSSSSRDSSSKRYLKEKPSRDLPPAALPPLYS, from the exons atggagaagctgctctggctctggctctgcctctcagggctgctcttggctctgctggccccagcagggTGCTCGATGGACCCTCAGGACTTGGAGGATGCAGACAG ggcacaggcGTTGGGAGCCCAAAGCAGTCACAGCTTCGCCTCCGGCATCAAACGGCACTCGGAGGGGACCTTCAGCAGCGACTTCAGCCACTACCTGGACCGGCTGAGGGCAAAGGACTTCGTGCGgtggctcctcagcagcagcagcagggacag ctccagcaagaGGTACCTGAAGGAGAAGCCCAGCAGAGACCTCCCCCCAGCTGCACTCCCACCCCT GTACAGCTGA